In one Balaenoptera acutorostrata chromosome 5, mBalAcu1.1, whole genome shotgun sequence genomic region, the following are encoded:
- the LOC103017827 gene encoding eukaryotic translation initiation factor 1-like, with amino-acid sequence MSAIQNLHSFDPFADASKSDDLLPAGTEDYTHIRIQQRNSRKTLTTVQGIADDYVKKKPVKAFKKKFACNGTVIEHPEYGEVIQLQGDQRKNICQFLVETGLAKDDQLKVHGF; translated from the coding sequence ATGTCCGCTATCCAGAACCTCCACTCTTTCGACCCCTTTGCTGATGCAAGTAAGAGTGATGATCTGCTTCCTGCTGGCACTGAGGATTATACCCATATAAGAATTCAACAGAGAAACAGCAGGAAGACCCTTACTACTGTCCAAGGGATCGCTGATGATTACGTTAAAAAGAAGCCAGTGAAGGCGTTTAAGAAGAAATTTGCCTGCAATGGTACTGTAATTGAGCATCCAGAATATGGAGAAGTAATTCAGCTACAGGGTGACCAGCGCAAGAACATATGCCAGTTCCTCGTAGAGACTGGACTGGCTAAGGACGATCAGCTGAAGGTTCATGGGTTTTAA